A genomic region of Dreissena polymorpha isolate Duluth1 chromosome 4, UMN_Dpol_1.0, whole genome shotgun sequence contains the following coding sequences:
- the LOC127877668 gene encoding uncharacterized protein LOC127877668 isoform X5 → MKTILKSCFVAVLISGILGKVNLPEIETAYKNYDEDSDRAQTGWLKSCRRNSHLRDTSSLHNARLIKNDEASFNVDNVDDVRVSARGARDHSFSDARQYPQVNQMYDYTESADRRERKAPNDKNLKHITHSTASGKISTRNVLPNTVIDPKPPLYVQDRVSLLKIKADIENIESLLDNLDLGNRLSETEPPAGLHAHPATTPAATPAPLESTHSPITPPNYPESYKGYSPIYPTPTPSAASVIAPFVASPVTESNFTTPSHSKLSQRSIRRDKKLHDSTKDLIDARSRRQIRKLTSNLKRNSRQKKSNALKLVIGVEKKKSKQGSLISGIKEEIAQIKKLTLYLKKFIDKIVRKLSNRIEDKTLDHRADIKDNGERVSELQKTLSGQIDDIRYNVTMLMTAQKELAQTVGVLLTNSMDILKVEVAMLTQRTSKTAVPSAERGHVSNDNLGLEKGHKTEKQKVSNTAEAASSSTTVKHPTSAKHTDTSQEKLKSKSDDLAPPALNKSFQKASAENQGGKDTNVIGNTDKSPGHASGKNQGLDKAHAIQKPNESNKAKAENKSPGHASGKKQNLDTSQTAKKENKGNKAKEINKSSGYASGKIQGLDKAHATQKPNESNKAKAENKSTGHASGKKQNSETAKAAKKENTSNKAKEINKSPGYASGKNQGLEKAHATQKPNKSNKREISHPATLLAKSKI, encoded by the exons ATGAAAACGATTCTTAAAAGTTGTTTTGTTGCTGTTTTAATCAGTGGCATATTAGGCAAGGTGAATTTGCCGGAAATTGAGACAGCGTACAAAAATTATGACGAAGACAGCGATAG AGCTCAAACAGGGTGGTTGAAATCTTGCAGGCGAAATTCCCATCTCCGAGATACATCAAGTCTCCACAATGCACGCTTAATAAAAAACGACGAAGCCAGCTTTAACGTTGACAACGTGGACGATGTTCGAGTATCTGCCAGGGGTGCAAGAGATCATAGCTTTAGTGACGCAAGACAATATCCACAG GTCAATCAAATGTATGATTACACTGAGTCGGCAGACAGGAGAGAAAGGAAAGCACCAAACGACAAAAATCTTAAACACATCACACATTCAACGGCGAGTGGAAAGATTTCAACGAGAAATGTTCTGCCCAACACGGTCATTGATCCGAAACCGCCCCTTTATGTGCAGGATAGGGTCTCCTTGCTGAAAATTAAAG CCGACATTGAGAACATAGAGTCTCTTCTTGATAACTTAGATCTTGGCAATCGTCTGTCCGAAACGGAGCCACCAGCTGGTCTACACGCACATCCCGCCACGACTCCAGCCGCGACTCCCGCCCCATTGGAGTCGACGCACAGTCCAATCACGCCGCCAAATTACCCGGAGTCATACAAAGGATATTCACCTATATACCCG ACGCCGACGCCTTCTGCCGCTTCTGTCATTGCTCCTTTCGTCGCTTCCCCCGTCACAGAAAGCAATTTCACCACACCCAGTCATTCCAAGCTATCGCAGAGATCTATTCGTCGAGATAAGAAATTGCACGATTCTACAAAAGACCTCATTGATGCAAGAAGCAGACGACAAATAAG GAAGTTAACTTCAAATCTTAAACGCAATAGTCGACAGAAGAAATCAAACGCTTTAAAACTAGTGATAGGCGTCGAAAAGAAAAAGTCAAAACAAGGAAGCCTTATCTCAGGTATCAAAGAAGAAATAGCGCAGATAAAAAAGCTGACACTCTATCTGAAGAAATTTATCGACAAAATCGTTCGAAAGTTGTCCAACCGCATTGAAGATAAGACCTTAGATCACAGGGCGGACATTAAAGATAACGGCGAGCGAGTGTCCGAACTGCAAAAGACACTAAGTGGCCAAATTGATGATATTCGCTACAACGTCACAATGTTGATGACGGCACAGAAGGAATTGGCACAGACGGTAGGTGTTTTACTGACAAATAGTATGGACATCTTGAAGGTTGAGGTGGCCATGTTAACACAACGGACGTCTAAAACTGCTGTTCCTTCTGCCGAACGAGGCCACGTATCTAACGAcaatttaggtttggaaaaagGACACAAAACTGAAAAGCAAAAAGTAAGCAATACGGCCGAAGCGGCATCCAGTAGCACTACTGTCAAACATCCGACATCGGCAAAGCATACAGATACGTCACAAGAAAAGTTGAAATCAAAATCTGACGACCTTGCCCCTCCTGCACTAAACAAGTCGTTTCAAAAAGCATCAGCGGAAAACCAAGGAGGTAAAGATACGAACGTGATTGGCAACACAGATAAGTCACCCGGTCACGCCTCTGGCAAAAATCAAGGTTTGGACAAAGCACACGCAATTCAAAAGCCAAATGAAAGCAATAAGGCCAAAGCGGAAAATAAGTCACCCGGCCACGCTTCTGGCAAAAAGCAAAATTTGGACACATCACAAACagctaaaaaggaaaacaaaggTAATAAAGCTAAAGAGATAAATAAGTCTTCCGGCTACGCCTCTGGCAAAATTCAAG GTTTGGACAAAGCACACGCAACTCAAAAGCCAAATGAAAGCAATAAGGCGAAAGCGGAAAATAAGTCAACCGGCCACGCTTCTGGCAAAAAGCAAAATTCGGAAACAGCAAAAGCAGCTAAGAAGGAAAACACAAGTAATAAAGCTAAAGAGATAAATAAGTCTCCCGGCTACGCCTCTGGTAAAAATCAAGGTTTGGAAAAAGCACACGCAACTCAAAAGCCAAATAAAAGCAATAAGCGGGAAATAAGTCACCCGGCCACGCTTCTGGCAAAAAGCAAAATTTGA